A single Ptiloglossa arizonensis isolate GNS036 chromosome 2, iyPtiAriz1_principal, whole genome shotgun sequence DNA region contains:
- the Eph gene encoding eph receptor tyrosine kinase isoform X9 has protein sequence MAPFNMAGVAGLLATCAAAAASAAHLLPLLLLLICPRGTHAEQVVLLDTTQEEKLEWTKYPFGPATVTPGWVEESFTNFDKGINWRSYVVCDVAYSNVNNWLWTPFIDRGPANRVYIEIKFTTRDCSLFPGHALSCKETFSLLYYEFDAATKEPPPWETDSYKLIGRIAAGEGRFNTNTEVMINTEVKSIPVTKKGVYFAFRDQGACISILAIKVYYISCPEISVNFAHFPATPTGREVALIEQTIGTCVDNAVVNDFVEPTFLCKGDGKWYLPNGGCHCKPGYQADVEKQACIECPIGKFKHEAGSHGCEPCPAHSKSSDYGFTECRCNPGYFRAEKDPKKMPCTQPPSAPQNLTVNFVDQSTVILSWNAPHMLGGRTDTTYRVVCDACSMGVKYIPNADIFNDTKITITGLNAVTTYRFQVFAENGVSTLAGKSEYVDITVTTEASVPSLVSNVRITSVKSSELSISWDAPVTEIGGDSDLVERYEVRCYPRYDDATNATVIQTSELSATFKGLKPSTDYAIQVRAKTTRGWGEYTPVVFKKTPHAMGLDYVGEDDNMQVRIIAGAIVAVVVLLVIIIIMTVLILRSRASDECNKKQPSDCDTLEYRNGEVGVAAAGAGGAGGAGARSYVDPHTYEDPNQAVREFAREIDAGYITIEAIIGGGEFGDVCRGKLKLPPDGRTEIDVAIKTLKPGSADKARNDFLTEASIMGQFEHPNVIFLQGVVTKSNPVMIITEFMENGSLDTFLRANDGKFQVLQLVGMLRGIASGMQYLAEMNYVHRDLAARNVLVNAALVCKIADFGLSREIESATEGAYTTRGGKIPVRWTAPEAIAFRKFTSASDVWSMGIVCWEVMSYGERPYWNWSNQDVIKSIEKGYRLPAPMDCPEAIYQLMLDCWQKERTHRPTFANLTQTLDKLIRSPETLRKIAQNSVRPPAHNPYYVTSHAAAAQAAAAVAAIPAAATGQFVDVVGHQAHQAQSTIAVPVMPPGAGRSLHYHTHAATHALPQQPPLTYPNWVPFTHFG, from the exons TGGGTGGAAGAGTCGTTCACGAACTTCGACAAGGGCATCAATTGGCGGAGCTACGTCGTCTGCGACGTCGCGTACAGCAACGTGAACAATTGGCTGTGGACGCCGTTCATCGACAGGGGACCGGCGAACCGCGTGTACATAGAAATCAAATTCACGACCCGTGACTGCTCGTTGTTCCCGGGACACGCGCTCAGCTGCAAGGAAACTTTCAGTCTGCTCTACTACGAGTTCGACGCGGCGACCAAGGAACCGCCGCCATGGGAGACCGACAGTTACAAGTTGATCG GTCGTATCGCTGCCGGCGAGGGAAGGTTCAACACGAACACCGAGGTGATGATAAACACGGAGGTGAAGTCGATCCCGGTGACGAAGAAGGGCGTGTACTTCGCGTTCCGCGACCAGGGCGCCTGCATATCCATCCTGGCGATCAAGGTCTACTACATCAGCTGCCCGGAGATCTCGGTGAACTTTGCCCATTTCCCGGCCACGCCGACGGGCCGCGAGGTCGCGTTGATCGAGCAAACCATCGGCACCTGCGTGGACAACGCCGTGGTGAACGATTTCGTGGAGCCCACCTTCCTCTGCAAGGGTGACGGAAAATGGTACCTACCGAACGGCGGTTGCCACTGCAAACCGGGATACCAGGCCGACGTCGAGAAACAAGCCTGCATCGAGTGCCCGATCGGTAAATTCAAACACGAGGCCGGATCGCACGGCTGCGAACCGTGCCCGGCGCACAGCAAGTCCTCCGATTACGGATTCACGGAATGCCGATGCAACCCCGGTTACTTCAGAGCGGAGAAGGACCCGAAGAAGATGCCTTGCACGC AACCCCCGTCGGCGCCGCAGAATTTAACGGTGAACTTCGTGGACCAGTCCACCGTGATTCTCTCTTGGAACGCACCGCACATGTTGGGTGGCAGAACCGACACCACCTACAGGGTGGTCTGCGACGCCTGCAGCATGGGCGTAAAATACATTCCCAACGCC GATATCTTCAACGACACGAAGATCACGATAACGGGCCTAAACGCGGTTACGACCTATCGATTTCAAGTGTTCGCCGAGAACGGGGTGTCGACGCTGGCCGGCAAGTCCGAGTACGTGGACATCACCGTCACCACGGAGGCCAGCGTACCGAGCTTGGTGAGCAACGTGAGAATCACCAGCGTCAAGAGTTCCGAGCTGAGCATCAGTTGGGATGCCCCCGTGACCGAGATCGGCGGAGACAGCGATCTGGTGGAGAGATACGAAG TGAGGTGTTATCCGCGCTACGACGACGCTACCAACGCCACCGTGATCCAGACCTCGGAACTCTCGGCGACGTTCAAGGGCCTAAAACCATCGACGGACTACGCGATACAGGTGCGGGCGAAGACGACGCGCGGTTGGGGCGAGTACACGCCGGTGGTGTTCAAAAAGACGCCCCACGCCATGGGTCTAG ACTACGTAGGAGAGGACGACAACATGCAAGTGAGAATCATAGCCGGGGCTATCGTGGCCGTGGTCGTTCTCCTGGTGATCATCATCATCATGACCGTTCTGATTCTCAGAAG CAGGGCCTCGGACGAGTGCAACAAGAAACAGCCGAGCGACTGCGACACCCTGGAGTACAGGAACGGCGAAG TGGGGGTCGCCGCCGCAGGTGCAGGAGGCGCTGGTGGCGCAGGTGCGAGGAGTTACGTGGATCCTCACACCTACGAGGACCCGAATCAAGCGGTGAGGGAGTTCGCCCGCGAGATCGACGCGGGATACATCACGATAGAAGCCATCATAG GTGGCGGAGAATTCGGCGACGTTTGTCGCGGTAAATTGAAGCTGCCCCCGGACGGCCGTACGGAGATCGACGTGGCCATCAAGACCCTGAAACCGGGATCCGCGGACAAGGCGCGCAACGACTTCCTGACCGAGGCCTCGATCATGGGTCagttcgagcatccgaacgtgATATTCCTTCAAGGCGTCGTGACCAAGAGCAACCCGGTGATGATCATCACGGAGTTCATGGAGAACGGTAGCCTGGACACTTTCCTCCGCGCGAACGACGGAAAGTTCCAGGTGCTCCAGCTGGTGGGTATGCTACGCGGTATCGCGAGCGGTATGCAGTATCTAGCGGAGATGAACTACGTTCACCGGGACCTCGCGGCGAGGAACGTGCTCGTGAACGCCGCCCTCGTTTGCAAGATCGCCGACTTCGGGCTCAGCAGGGAGATCGAGAGCGCCACGGAAGGAGCGTACACGACCAGG GGTGGAAAGATCCCGGTACGATGGACGGCTCCGGAAGCGATAGCGTTCCGAAAGTTCACCAGCGCCTCCGACGTGTGGAGCATGGGCATCGTCTGCTGGGAGGTGATGTCCTACGGCGAGAGACCGTACTGGAACTGGTCGAATCAGGACGTGATCAAGTCGATCGAGAAAGGATACAGGCTTCCAGCGCCGATGGACTGCCCGGAGGCCATCTACCAACTGATGCTCGACTGTTGGCAGAAGGAACGCACCCATCGTCCAACGTTCGCGAATCTCACCCAAACCCTGGACAAGCTCATACGGAGCCCGGAGACGCTGAGGAAAATCGCCCAGAACAG cgtgAGGCCACCTGCACACAATCCATACTATGTCACAAGCCACGCGGCTGCCGCACAGGCCGCGGCAGCGGTCGCTGCGATTCCAGCCGCGGCCACGGGCCAGTTCGTAGACGTAGTCGGCCATCAGGCCCATCAAGCCCAGTCGACGATTGCCGTTCCAGTAATGCCACCAGGAGCCGGCCGTAGCTTACACTATCACACACACGCAGCGACACACGCATTGCCACAGCAACCACCGCTTACCTACCCCAATTGGGTCCCGTTCACGCACTTCGGTTAA
- the Eph gene encoding eph receptor tyrosine kinase isoform X2, protein MAPFNMAGVAGLLATCAAAAASAAHLLPLLLLLICPRGTHAEQVVLLDTTQEEKLEWTKYPFGPATVTPGWVEESFTNFDKGINWRSYVVCDVAYSNVNNWLWTPFIDRGPANRVYIEIKFTTRDCSLFPGHALSCKETFSLLYYEFDAATKEPPPWETDSYKLIGRIAAGEGRFNTNTEVMINTEVKSIPVTKKGVYFAFRDQGACISILAIKVYYISCPEISVNFAHFPATPTGREVALIEQTIGTCVDNAVVNDFVEPTFLCKGDGKWYLPNGGCHCKPGYQADVEKQACIECPIGKFKHEAGSHGCEPCPAHSKSSDYGFTECRCNPGYFRAEKDPKKMPCTQPPSAPQNLTVNFVDQSTVILSWNAPHMLGGRTDTTYRVVCDACSMGVKYIPNADIFNDTKITITGLNAVTTYRFQVFAENGVSTLAGKSEYVDITVTTEASVPSLVSNVRITSVKSSELSISWDAPVTEIGGDSDLVERYEVRCYPRYDDATNATVIQTSELSATFKGLKPSTDYAIQVRAKTTRGWGEYTPVVFKKTPHAMGLDYVGEDDNMQVRIIAGAIVAVVVLLVIIIIMTVLILRRASDECNKKQPSDCDTLEYRNGEGLVVTYMHCKMDSSPIVTTHTNNKSKSSLTTPLFTPAVGVAAAGAGGAGGAGARSYVDPHTYEDPNQAVREFAREIDAGYITIEAIIGGGEFGDVCRGKLKLPPDGRTEIDVAIKTLKPGSADKARNDFLTEASIMGQFEHPNVIFLQGVVTKSNPVMIITEFMENGSLDTFLRANDGKFQVLQLVGMLRGIASGMQYLAEMNYVHRDLAARNVLVNAALVCKIADFGLSREIESATEGAYTTRGGKIPVRWTAPEAIAFRKFTSASDVWSMGIVCWEVMSYGERPYWNWSNQDVIKSIEKGYRLPAPMDCPEAIYQLMLDCWQKERTHRPTFANLTQTLDKLIRSPETLRKIAQNSVRPPAHNPYYVTSHAAAAQAAAAVAAIPAAATGQFVDVVGHQAHQAQSTIAVPVMPPGAGRSLHYHTHAATHALPQQPPLTYPNWVPFTHFG, encoded by the exons TGGGTGGAAGAGTCGTTCACGAACTTCGACAAGGGCATCAATTGGCGGAGCTACGTCGTCTGCGACGTCGCGTACAGCAACGTGAACAATTGGCTGTGGACGCCGTTCATCGACAGGGGACCGGCGAACCGCGTGTACATAGAAATCAAATTCACGACCCGTGACTGCTCGTTGTTCCCGGGACACGCGCTCAGCTGCAAGGAAACTTTCAGTCTGCTCTACTACGAGTTCGACGCGGCGACCAAGGAACCGCCGCCATGGGAGACCGACAGTTACAAGTTGATCG GTCGTATCGCTGCCGGCGAGGGAAGGTTCAACACGAACACCGAGGTGATGATAAACACGGAGGTGAAGTCGATCCCGGTGACGAAGAAGGGCGTGTACTTCGCGTTCCGCGACCAGGGCGCCTGCATATCCATCCTGGCGATCAAGGTCTACTACATCAGCTGCCCGGAGATCTCGGTGAACTTTGCCCATTTCCCGGCCACGCCGACGGGCCGCGAGGTCGCGTTGATCGAGCAAACCATCGGCACCTGCGTGGACAACGCCGTGGTGAACGATTTCGTGGAGCCCACCTTCCTCTGCAAGGGTGACGGAAAATGGTACCTACCGAACGGCGGTTGCCACTGCAAACCGGGATACCAGGCCGACGTCGAGAAACAAGCCTGCATCGAGTGCCCGATCGGTAAATTCAAACACGAGGCCGGATCGCACGGCTGCGAACCGTGCCCGGCGCACAGCAAGTCCTCCGATTACGGATTCACGGAATGCCGATGCAACCCCGGTTACTTCAGAGCGGAGAAGGACCCGAAGAAGATGCCTTGCACGC AACCCCCGTCGGCGCCGCAGAATTTAACGGTGAACTTCGTGGACCAGTCCACCGTGATTCTCTCTTGGAACGCACCGCACATGTTGGGTGGCAGAACCGACACCACCTACAGGGTGGTCTGCGACGCCTGCAGCATGGGCGTAAAATACATTCCCAACGCC GATATCTTCAACGACACGAAGATCACGATAACGGGCCTAAACGCGGTTACGACCTATCGATTTCAAGTGTTCGCCGAGAACGGGGTGTCGACGCTGGCCGGCAAGTCCGAGTACGTGGACATCACCGTCACCACGGAGGCCAGCGTACCGAGCTTGGTGAGCAACGTGAGAATCACCAGCGTCAAGAGTTCCGAGCTGAGCATCAGTTGGGATGCCCCCGTGACCGAGATCGGCGGAGACAGCGATCTGGTGGAGAGATACGAAG TGAGGTGTTATCCGCGCTACGACGACGCTACCAACGCCACCGTGATCCAGACCTCGGAACTCTCGGCGACGTTCAAGGGCCTAAAACCATCGACGGACTACGCGATACAGGTGCGGGCGAAGACGACGCGCGGTTGGGGCGAGTACACGCCGGTGGTGTTCAAAAAGACGCCCCACGCCATGGGTCTAG ACTACGTAGGAGAGGACGACAACATGCAAGTGAGAATCATAGCCGGGGCTATCGTGGCCGTGGTCGTTCTCCTGGTGATCATCATCATCATGACCGTTCTGATTCTCAGAAG GGCCTCGGACGAGTGCAACAAGAAACAGCCGAGCGACTGCGACACCCTGGAGTACAGGAACGGCGAAG GACTAGTTGTGACCTACA TGCACTGCAAAATGGACAGTTCACCGATTGTGACAACCCACACCAACAACAAGAGCAAGTCCTCGC TGACCACGCCGCTGTTCACACCTGCAGTGGGGGTCGCCGCCGCAGGTGCAGGAGGCGCTGGTGGCGCAGGTGCGAGGAGTTACGTGGATCCTCACACCTACGAGGACCCGAATCAAGCGGTGAGGGAGTTCGCCCGCGAGATCGACGCGGGATACATCACGATAGAAGCCATCATAG GTGGCGGAGAATTCGGCGACGTTTGTCGCGGTAAATTGAAGCTGCCCCCGGACGGCCGTACGGAGATCGACGTGGCCATCAAGACCCTGAAACCGGGATCCGCGGACAAGGCGCGCAACGACTTCCTGACCGAGGCCTCGATCATGGGTCagttcgagcatccgaacgtgATATTCCTTCAAGGCGTCGTGACCAAGAGCAACCCGGTGATGATCATCACGGAGTTCATGGAGAACGGTAGCCTGGACACTTTCCTCCGCGCGAACGACGGAAAGTTCCAGGTGCTCCAGCTGGTGGGTATGCTACGCGGTATCGCGAGCGGTATGCAGTATCTAGCGGAGATGAACTACGTTCACCGGGACCTCGCGGCGAGGAACGTGCTCGTGAACGCCGCCCTCGTTTGCAAGATCGCCGACTTCGGGCTCAGCAGGGAGATCGAGAGCGCCACGGAAGGAGCGTACACGACCAGG GGTGGAAAGATCCCGGTACGATGGACGGCTCCGGAAGCGATAGCGTTCCGAAAGTTCACCAGCGCCTCCGACGTGTGGAGCATGGGCATCGTCTGCTGGGAGGTGATGTCCTACGGCGAGAGACCGTACTGGAACTGGTCGAATCAGGACGTGATCAAGTCGATCGAGAAAGGATACAGGCTTCCAGCGCCGATGGACTGCCCGGAGGCCATCTACCAACTGATGCTCGACTGTTGGCAGAAGGAACGCACCCATCGTCCAACGTTCGCGAATCTCACCCAAACCCTGGACAAGCTCATACGGAGCCCGGAGACGCTGAGGAAAATCGCCCAGAACAG cgtgAGGCCACCTGCACACAATCCATACTATGTCACAAGCCACGCGGCTGCCGCACAGGCCGCGGCAGCGGTCGCTGCGATTCCAGCCGCGGCCACGGGCCAGTTCGTAGACGTAGTCGGCCATCAGGCCCATCAAGCCCAGTCGACGATTGCCGTTCCAGTAATGCCACCAGGAGCCGGCCGTAGCTTACACTATCACACACACGCAGCGACACACGCATTGCCACAGCAACCACCGCTTACCTACCCCAATTGGGTCCCGTTCACGCACTTCGGTTAA
- the Eph gene encoding eph receptor tyrosine kinase isoform X6, producing MAPFNMAGVAGLLATCAAAAASAAHLLPLLLLLICPRGTHAEQVVLLDTTQEEKLEWTKYPFGPATVTPGWVEESFTNFDKGINWRSYVVCDVAYSNVNNWLWTPFIDRGPANRVYIEIKFTTRDCSLFPGHALSCKETFSLLYYEFDAATKEPPPWETDSYKLIGRIAAGEGRFNTNTEVMINTEVKSIPVTKKGVYFAFRDQGACISILAIKVYYISCPEISVNFAHFPATPTGREVALIEQTIGTCVDNAVVNDFVEPTFLCKGDGKWYLPNGGCHCKPGYQADVEKQACIECPIGKFKHEAGSHGCEPCPAHSKSSDYGFTECRCNPGYFRAEKDPKKMPCTQPPSAPQNLTVNFVDQSTVILSWNAPHMLGGRTDTTYRVVCDACSMGVKYIPNADIFNDTKITITGLNAVTTYRFQVFAENGVSTLAGKSEYVDITVTTEASVPSLVSNVRITSVKSSELSISWDAPVTEIGGDSDLVERYEVRCYPRYDDATNATVIQTSELSATFKGLKPSTDYAIQVRAKTTRGWGEYTPVVFKKTPHAMGLDYVGEDDNMQVRIIAGAIVAVVVLLVIIIIMTVLILRSRASDECNKKQPSDCDTLEYRNGEVTTPLFTPAVGVAAAGAGGAGGAGARSYVDPHTYEDPNQAVREFAREIDAGYITIEAIIGGGEFGDVCRGKLKLPPDGRTEIDVAIKTLKPGSADKARNDFLTEASIMGQFEHPNVIFLQGVVTKSNPVMIITEFMENGSLDTFLRANDGKFQVLQLVGMLRGIASGMQYLAEMNYVHRDLAARNVLVNAALVCKIADFGLSREIESATEGAYTTRGGKIPVRWTAPEAIAFRKFTSASDVWSMGIVCWEVMSYGERPYWNWSNQDVIKSIEKGYRLPAPMDCPEAIYQLMLDCWQKERTHRPTFANLTQTLDKLIRSPETLRKIAQNSVRPPAHNPYYVTSHAAAAQAAAAVAAIPAAATGQFVDVVGHQAHQAQSTIAVPVMPPGAGRSLHYHTHAATHALPQQPPLTYPNWVPFTHFG from the exons TGGGTGGAAGAGTCGTTCACGAACTTCGACAAGGGCATCAATTGGCGGAGCTACGTCGTCTGCGACGTCGCGTACAGCAACGTGAACAATTGGCTGTGGACGCCGTTCATCGACAGGGGACCGGCGAACCGCGTGTACATAGAAATCAAATTCACGACCCGTGACTGCTCGTTGTTCCCGGGACACGCGCTCAGCTGCAAGGAAACTTTCAGTCTGCTCTACTACGAGTTCGACGCGGCGACCAAGGAACCGCCGCCATGGGAGACCGACAGTTACAAGTTGATCG GTCGTATCGCTGCCGGCGAGGGAAGGTTCAACACGAACACCGAGGTGATGATAAACACGGAGGTGAAGTCGATCCCGGTGACGAAGAAGGGCGTGTACTTCGCGTTCCGCGACCAGGGCGCCTGCATATCCATCCTGGCGATCAAGGTCTACTACATCAGCTGCCCGGAGATCTCGGTGAACTTTGCCCATTTCCCGGCCACGCCGACGGGCCGCGAGGTCGCGTTGATCGAGCAAACCATCGGCACCTGCGTGGACAACGCCGTGGTGAACGATTTCGTGGAGCCCACCTTCCTCTGCAAGGGTGACGGAAAATGGTACCTACCGAACGGCGGTTGCCACTGCAAACCGGGATACCAGGCCGACGTCGAGAAACAAGCCTGCATCGAGTGCCCGATCGGTAAATTCAAACACGAGGCCGGATCGCACGGCTGCGAACCGTGCCCGGCGCACAGCAAGTCCTCCGATTACGGATTCACGGAATGCCGATGCAACCCCGGTTACTTCAGAGCGGAGAAGGACCCGAAGAAGATGCCTTGCACGC AACCCCCGTCGGCGCCGCAGAATTTAACGGTGAACTTCGTGGACCAGTCCACCGTGATTCTCTCTTGGAACGCACCGCACATGTTGGGTGGCAGAACCGACACCACCTACAGGGTGGTCTGCGACGCCTGCAGCATGGGCGTAAAATACATTCCCAACGCC GATATCTTCAACGACACGAAGATCACGATAACGGGCCTAAACGCGGTTACGACCTATCGATTTCAAGTGTTCGCCGAGAACGGGGTGTCGACGCTGGCCGGCAAGTCCGAGTACGTGGACATCACCGTCACCACGGAGGCCAGCGTACCGAGCTTGGTGAGCAACGTGAGAATCACCAGCGTCAAGAGTTCCGAGCTGAGCATCAGTTGGGATGCCCCCGTGACCGAGATCGGCGGAGACAGCGATCTGGTGGAGAGATACGAAG TGAGGTGTTATCCGCGCTACGACGACGCTACCAACGCCACCGTGATCCAGACCTCGGAACTCTCGGCGACGTTCAAGGGCCTAAAACCATCGACGGACTACGCGATACAGGTGCGGGCGAAGACGACGCGCGGTTGGGGCGAGTACACGCCGGTGGTGTTCAAAAAGACGCCCCACGCCATGGGTCTAG ACTACGTAGGAGAGGACGACAACATGCAAGTGAGAATCATAGCCGGGGCTATCGTGGCCGTGGTCGTTCTCCTGGTGATCATCATCATCATGACCGTTCTGATTCTCAGAAG CAGGGCCTCGGACGAGTGCAACAAGAAACAGCCGAGCGACTGCGACACCCTGGAGTACAGGAACGGCGAAG TGACCACGCCGCTGTTCACACCTGCAGTGGGGGTCGCCGCCGCAGGTGCAGGAGGCGCTGGTGGCGCAGGTGCGAGGAGTTACGTGGATCCTCACACCTACGAGGACCCGAATCAAGCGGTGAGGGAGTTCGCCCGCGAGATCGACGCGGGATACATCACGATAGAAGCCATCATAG GTGGCGGAGAATTCGGCGACGTTTGTCGCGGTAAATTGAAGCTGCCCCCGGACGGCCGTACGGAGATCGACGTGGCCATCAAGACCCTGAAACCGGGATCCGCGGACAAGGCGCGCAACGACTTCCTGACCGAGGCCTCGATCATGGGTCagttcgagcatccgaacgtgATATTCCTTCAAGGCGTCGTGACCAAGAGCAACCCGGTGATGATCATCACGGAGTTCATGGAGAACGGTAGCCTGGACACTTTCCTCCGCGCGAACGACGGAAAGTTCCAGGTGCTCCAGCTGGTGGGTATGCTACGCGGTATCGCGAGCGGTATGCAGTATCTAGCGGAGATGAACTACGTTCACCGGGACCTCGCGGCGAGGAACGTGCTCGTGAACGCCGCCCTCGTTTGCAAGATCGCCGACTTCGGGCTCAGCAGGGAGATCGAGAGCGCCACGGAAGGAGCGTACACGACCAGG GGTGGAAAGATCCCGGTACGATGGACGGCTCCGGAAGCGATAGCGTTCCGAAAGTTCACCAGCGCCTCCGACGTGTGGAGCATGGGCATCGTCTGCTGGGAGGTGATGTCCTACGGCGAGAGACCGTACTGGAACTGGTCGAATCAGGACGTGATCAAGTCGATCGAGAAAGGATACAGGCTTCCAGCGCCGATGGACTGCCCGGAGGCCATCTACCAACTGATGCTCGACTGTTGGCAGAAGGAACGCACCCATCGTCCAACGTTCGCGAATCTCACCCAAACCCTGGACAAGCTCATACGGAGCCCGGAGACGCTGAGGAAAATCGCCCAGAACAG cgtgAGGCCACCTGCACACAATCCATACTATGTCACAAGCCACGCGGCTGCCGCACAGGCCGCGGCAGCGGTCGCTGCGATTCCAGCCGCGGCCACGGGCCAGTTCGTAGACGTAGTCGGCCATCAGGCCCATCAAGCCCAGTCGACGATTGCCGTTCCAGTAATGCCACCAGGAGCCGGCCGTAGCTTACACTATCACACACACGCAGCGACACACGCATTGCCACAGCAACCACCGCTTACCTACCCCAATTGGGTCCCGTTCACGCACTTCGGTTAA